AGGGCTTTCAAAAATTACAAATAAACCTGTAATTAATGTACCTGGTTGTCCTCCAAGTGAAAAAAATATTGTTGGTACTTTGATGCATTTTATCTTATATGGAAGTTTACCTGCTCTTGATGCATATAATAGACCAAAATGGGCTTATGGTATGCGTATTCATGACTTATGTGAAAGAAGAGGTCATTTTGATGCTGGTGAGTTTGTAGAAGAGTTTGGGGATGAGGGTGCAAAAAGAGGTTATTGTTTATATAAAGTAGGATGTAAAGGTCCATACACTTTTAATAACTGTTCTAAAAATAAATTTAATTCACATATGTCATGGCCTATACAAGCAGGACATGGATGTATAGGGTGTAGCGAACCAGACTTTTGGGATACTATGGGACCTTTTGAAGAACCAGTTGCTGATAAATTATATAACACAGTTTTTGGTGGAGGTGGTGCTGATGCTACTGCTGATAAAATTGGTATTGGTTTATTAAGTGTTACAGCAGTTGGAATTGCAGCTCATGCAGTAATAGCAAATTTTAAAAATCCAAAAAGTGATGATGAGGAAGAATAATGGCAAATAAAAGAATAATAGTAGATCCAATTACTAGAATAGAAGGACACTTAAGAATAGAAGTTGAAATTGATGAGAACAATGTTATCAAAAATGCTTTTGCTTCATCTACTTTATGGAGAGGGTTAGAAACAATAGTTAAAAATAGAGACCCAAGAGATGCTGGGTTTTTGATGCAAAGAATTTGTGGAGTATGTACTTTTTCTCACTATCGTGCAGGAATCGAAGCAGTTGAAGATGCACTTAAAATTACTCCTCCTTTAAATGCAAAATTAACTAGAAGTTTGATGAATCAAGCTTTGTTTATGCATGATCATTTAGTACATTTTTATCATCTTCATGGTTTAGATTGGGTTGATATTACATCAGCTTTAAAAGCAGATGTTGCAAAAGCTAGTAAAGAAGCTTTTAAATATACAAAATATCCAATTGCAACAGGAGAAAATGATTTATTAAAAGTAAAAGATAGAGTAAAAGAGTTTGCAGATAGGGGAGAACTTGGACCTTTTGCAAATGCATATTGGGGACATGAAACATTTAGATTAACACCAGAGCAAAACTTAATAGCTTTAAGTCACTATTTAAAAGCTTTAGAAGTGCAAAGAACAGCAGCTCAACTTATGGCGATGTTTGGTGGGAAACAACCACATCCACAAAGTTTAACAGTAGGTGGGGTTACTTGTGTAATGGATTTATTAGATCCATCAAGAATGAGTGAATATCTAACAAAATATAAAGAAGTTGCAAACTTCATTGAACATGCTTATTATGCTGATATTTTGATGGCTGGAAAAGCTTATGCTTCTGAGCCTAGTGTTACAGCAAAGGCTGGAACTATGAATTTCATGTCTCATAAAGAGATGCAATTAAATAGAAGTGAATTTCTTTTTGATACAGGGATTATTTTAAATGGTGATTTATCAAAAGTTCACCCTATAAATGAAGATTTGATAACTGAAGAAGCAACACACTCTTGGTATAAAGATGATGAACCATTACACCCCTATGATGGGAAAACAAATCCAAATTATACAGGTATGAGCGAAGCCATGACAATTGGAGCTGAAGGAAAAGAAGTTCATTCTAAAGTTATTGATGAAAAAGGTAAATACTCTTGGATAAAATCTCCTAGGTATGATGGAAAAGCTATGGAAGTTGGACCTTTAGCTTCTGTATTAGTTTCATATGCAAGTGGGAATAAAAGAATAGTTAAAATTGTAGATGGATTTTTAGAAGAGACAGGACTTCCAACACAAGCTTTATTTACTACATTAGGAAGAACAGCTGCAAGAGCTTTACAAGTAAAAGCTATCATTGAAAATGGTTTAGAGACATTTGATGCTTTAATTGAAAATTTAAAAGTTGACCAAGAAACATATACTACTTATAAAATAGATAAAGAGAAAGAGTACAAAGGTAGATTTATCGGCGATGTTCCAAGGGGAATGTTAAGCCATTGGATAAGAATCAAAAATGGAGTAGTTGAAAACTATCAAGCAGTTGTTCCTTCAACTTGGAATGCGGGTCCTGAAGACTCAACTGGACTAAAAGGACCTTATGAATCAAATCTAATAGGGTTAAAAGTAAAAGATATAACACAACCATTAGAGATTATTCGTGTTATTCATAGTTTTGACCCATGTATTGCTTGTGCTGTTCATGTGATGGATACAAAAGGTAATGAACTTGGAAGTTATAAAGTTGATCCAACTTATGGCACTTCGTGCTAAAAAGGTTAAAAAATGATTGAAAGAAAATATGAGTTTTCTGGTGTACTAAGATTAAATCACTGGATTAGGGTGGTTACTTTATTGATACTAGTTGTGACAGGTTTTTATCTTGCAAAACCATTTTTAACACCATTTGTTACTAATGAACCAGTAAATTTTATGAATGCATTATGGAGATTTTGGCATTTGATTTTTGGATTTGTATTGATTGGTACAACTATATTCAAAATATATTTATTTATATTTGATAGACAAAGTAGAAATGAAAGGGTTTCATTTTTTGATTTTATTAGTCCAAAAATATGGATTCAACAGATTAAATATTATATGTTAATTGGTACCCATCCAGAGGGAAGAGGAATTTATAATCCTTTACAATTTATAGCTTACTTTATGGTATTTGTGACCTTATTTTTAGTTTCATTGACGGGATTAATACTTTATATGCATGTTTATCATGATGGATTAGCTGGATTACTTTTTCCATTATTGAGACCAATAGAGGTACTTATGGGTGGCTTAGCCAATGTTAGAGAATTACACCATCTTACGATGTGGATATTTTTGATTTTTATTCCTATTCATATTTATATGGCAGTGTTTAATTCTGTATATGGTAAAAGTGGTTCTATGGATACTATTTTTAGTGGATATAGTTGGCATAAAAAACATGAAAAAAAAGAGGGTAAAACAAAAAAATGAATATCTTAATATTAGGAATAGGAAATATTCTTTTTCAAGATGAAGGTATAGGTGCACATTTTGTGCACTATTTAGATGAAAAATATACATTTAAATCAAAAAAATCAAAAGTAACTATTATTGATGGTGGAACTTTGGCTCAAAGATTGATTCCTGAAATTATCAAGTATGATGAAGTAATTATAATTGATTGTATTGATGCAAATAATGCAAAAGCAGGTGATGTGTACTTTTTCGATTATAATGCTATGCCAAATTGTGTAAATTGGCAAGGAAGTGCCCATGAAGTAGAGATGCTTCAAACACTTAAAATGATAGATATGAATCAAGACTTGCCTTTTACTAAAATCTTGGGAATCATTCCAAAAAGAGTTGCAGATGATACTACTTTTGAATTAAGCGAAGAGATTCAATCTTCAATTATAACTATGGAAAATAGTATTAAGAATTATTTGAAGTTATTT
This portion of the Arcobacter nitrofigilis DSM 7299 genome encodes:
- the cybH gene encoding Ni/Fe-hydrogenase, b-type cytochrome subunit, translated to MIERKYEFSGVLRLNHWIRVVTLLILVVTGFYLAKPFLTPFVTNEPVNFMNALWRFWHLIFGFVLIGTTIFKIYLFIFDRQSRNERVSFFDFISPKIWIQQIKYYMLIGTHPEGRGIYNPLQFIAYFMVFVTLFLVSLTGLILYMHVYHDGLAGLLFPLLRPIEVLMGGLANVRELHHLTMWIFLIFIPIHIYMAVFNSVYGKSGSMDTIFSGYSWHKKHEKKEGKTKK
- a CDS encoding HyaD/HybD family hydrogenase maturation endopeptidase gives rise to the protein MNILILGIGNILFQDEGIGAHFVHYLDEKYTFKSKKSKVTIIDGGTLAQRLIPEIIKYDEVIIIDCIDANNAKAGDVYFFDYNAMPNCVNWQGSAHEVEMLQTLKMIDMNQDLPFTKILGIIPKRVADDTTFELSEEIQSSIITMENSIKNYLKLFDVEMYVKKMDTYIANIAEISYKRDIINGPYL
- a CDS encoding nickel-dependent hydrogenase large subunit; translation: MANKRIIVDPITRIEGHLRIEVEIDENNVIKNAFASSTLWRGLETIVKNRDPRDAGFLMQRICGVCTFSHYRAGIEAVEDALKITPPLNAKLTRSLMNQALFMHDHLVHFYHLHGLDWVDITSALKADVAKASKEAFKYTKYPIATGENDLLKVKDRVKEFADRGELGPFANAYWGHETFRLTPEQNLIALSHYLKALEVQRTAAQLMAMFGGKQPHPQSLTVGGVTCVMDLLDPSRMSEYLTKYKEVANFIEHAYYADILMAGKAYASEPSVTAKAGTMNFMSHKEMQLNRSEFLFDTGIILNGDLSKVHPINEDLITEEATHSWYKDDEPLHPYDGKTNPNYTGMSEAMTIGAEGKEVHSKVIDEKGKYSWIKSPRYDGKAMEVGPLASVLVSYASGNKRIVKIVDGFLEETGLPTQALFTTLGRTAARALQVKAIIENGLETFDALIENLKVDQETYTTYKIDKEKEYKGRFIGDVPRGMLSHWIRIKNGVVENYQAVVPSTWNAGPEDSTGLKGPYESNLIGLKVKDITQPLEIIRVIHSFDPCIACAVHVMDTKGNELGSYKVDPTYGTSC